A genomic segment from Treponema sp. Marseille-Q3903 encodes:
- a CDS encoding DUF4405 domain-containing protein, whose amino-acid sequence MKSGKIRMSIDISMTLVSIFLMGGAYLFPADIVHEILGISLFVLWGIHIILNRKWYAAVFCGSYNCYRAMQSIINCGILICSIFLMISGIVLSNYVFLFLKIKSGLGFARIAHLLSSHWYFMFMSFHIGLHVNTIIRHLSKRSFSKTVSVAAKIILALSCLYGIYAFIKRGVWRYLILQQEFFFLDFESGYFLFFIDYAAIIVLFATIIYKISKISNFFSPAHKKKGKKVEKKEK is encoded by the coding sequence ATGAAGAGCGGCAAAATACGCATGTCAATTGACATCTCAATGACTCTCGTTTCGATTTTTCTGATGGGCGGCGCATATTTATTTCCTGCAGATATCGTGCACGAAATTCTCGGCATATCTTTGTTTGTGCTTTGGGGTATTCACATCATCTTAAACAGAAAATGGTATGCGGCTGTTTTTTGCGGAAGCTACAATTGTTACAGAGCAATGCAGTCAATCATAAACTGCGGCATCTTGATTTGCTCAATATTTTTGATGATTAGCGGAATAGTTCTTTCAAATTATGTTTTTTTATTTTTGAAAATAAAAAGCGGTCTCGGATTTGCCAGAATTGCGCATTTATTGAGCTCCCACTGGTATTTTATGTTTATGTCATTTCACATCGGGCTTCATGTGAACACCATCATAAGACACCTTTCAAAACGAAGTTTTAGCAAAACTGTTTCAGTTGCCGCAAAAATTATACTTGCGCTGTCATGTCTGTACGGAATCTATGCTTTTATAAAACGCGGAGTATGGCGTTATCTCATATTGCAGCAAGAGTTTTTCTTTTTAGATTTTGAATCAGGATACTTCCTTTTTTTTATAGATTACGCGGCAATAATCGTGTTGTTTGCAACGATTATTTATAAAATATCAAAAATATCAAATTTTTTTTCGCCTGCGCACAAAAAAAAGGGAAAAAAAGTAGAAAAAAAAGAAAAATAA
- a CDS encoding formate--tetrahydrofolate ligase, with protein sequence MTDIEIAQKNVMIPITDVAAKIGIDAENLELYGFYKAKISFKELKVLQEKADKNPGKLILVTAVTPTSAGEGKSTVSISLADGLNKIGKKTVVALREPSLGPCFGVKGGACGGGYAQIVPMEDINLHFTGDIHAISIANNLIAALIDNHIQQGNELNIDPRTISWKRCIDLNDRELRNIIVGLGGRMQGVPREDHFTIAVASEIMAIVCLSKTIPELKERISRIVIAQNYNKENVTFGELKCTGAIAAILKDVIKPNIVQTLEKNPAFVHGGPFANIAHGCNSVNATICALATGDYTVTEAGFAADLGAEKFFDIKCRSAGLKPDVVVIVATIRALKMHGGVAKADLNKSDCSALEKGFSNLKTHIENIAKFGLPAVVAVNKFATDSDEEIKLLESLCEKAGTKAVLSQGWEKGGDGTIELAREVAKIVESKGACYHPIYELELPLTEKIKKIAKEIYRASDVDFSSDALKKLKAFEEDGYGKLPVCIAKTQNSISHDPKLTGSPSDFTFPVRDVQLYAGAGFVVAFAGDIMTMPGLPKAPAALNIDVDDDGVISGLF encoded by the coding sequence ATGACTGATATCGAAATTGCTCAGAAAAATGTTATGATTCCTATCACAGATGTTGCCGCAAAAATTGGAATTGATGCTGAAAACCTTGAACTCTACGGATTTTATAAAGCAAAAATTTCTTTTAAGGAACTGAAGGTTTTGCAGGAAAAAGCAGATAAAAATCCCGGAAAACTTATCCTTGTGACGGCTGTAACGCCTACCTCAGCTGGAGAAGGAAAATCGACTGTTTCTATAAGCCTTGCCGATGGTCTGAATAAAATCGGAAAAAAAACTGTCGTTGCACTGAGAGAACCTTCGCTCGGACCTTGCTTTGGCGTAAAAGGCGGCGCATGTGGCGGTGGTTACGCTCAAATTGTGCCAATGGAAGACATCAATCTTCATTTTACAGGCGACATTCACGCAATCTCTATTGCAAACAACTTGATCGCAGCGTTGATAGACAATCACATTCAACAGGGAAATGAGTTGAACATCGACCCAAGAACGATTTCGTGGAAAAGATGTATAGATTTGAATGACAGGGAGCTGCGAAACATAATAGTCGGGCTAGGAGGACGTATGCAGGGCGTCCCTCGTGAAGATCATTTTACAATCGCTGTCGCTTCTGAAATTATGGCTATCGTCTGCCTTTCTAAAACAATTCCTGAATTGAAAGAACGAATCAGCAGGATTGTGATTGCACAAAACTATAACAAAGAGAATGTCACGTTCGGAGAGCTAAAATGCACAGGCGCTATAGCTGCGATTTTAAAAGATGTTATAAAACCGAACATCGTTCAAACTCTTGAAAAAAATCCTGCATTTGTTCACGGAGGTCCTTTTGCAAACATTGCGCACGGATGCAACAGTGTAAACGCAACTATCTGTGCACTTGCCACAGGAGATTACACCGTCACCGAAGCAGGATTCGCCGCCGACCTCGGCGCTGAAAAATTCTTTGATATAAAATGCCGTTCCGCCGGGCTAAAACCTGACGTAGTTGTAATTGTCGCAACTATAAGAGCGCTTAAAATGCACGGCGGCGTCGCAAAAGCAGACTTGAACAAATCTGATTGTTCAGCTCTCGAAAAGGGTTTTTCAAATCTTAAAACACACATTGAGAATATCGCAAAGTTTGGACTTCCTGCCGTCGTAGCTGTCAACAAATTTGCCACAGATTCAGATGAAGAAATTAAACTCCTCGAATCTCTGTGCGAAAAAGCCGGCACAAAAGCAGTTTTGTCTCAAGGTTGGGAAAAAGGTGGTGATGGTACAATTGAGTTGGCACGTGAAGTTGCAAAAATCGTAGAAAGCAAAGGCGCATGCTACCACCCTATTTATGAACTTGAATTGCCTCTTACTGAAAAAATAAAGAAGATTGCAAAAGAGATTTACCGTGCTTCGGATGTCGATTTTTCATCAGATGCGCTAAAGAAACTAAAAGCATTTGAAGAAGACGGATATGGTAAGCTTCCAGTCTGCATTGCAAAGACACAAAATTCAATCAGCCATGACCCAAAACTCACCGGTTCGCCATCCGACTTCACATTCCCTGTTCGAGATGTTCAGCTGTACGCAGGAGCGGGCTTTGTCGTCGCTTTTGCAGGAGACATAATGACAATGCCGGGATTACCGAAAGCCCCTGCCGCACTTAATATTGATGTTGATGACGACGGTGTTATCTCAGGGTTGTTTTAA
- a CDS encoding HAD family hydrolase: MMKIYKIPQNLKAIIFDIDSTLYTNDAYAFEQVDCQVRQFAKLRGITASQARKMVADYRQKFAEEHGGSKISLGNTLLAFGVPIEQSVEWRRKLLEPSDFLSVDKKLIDEMKILNQHFKLIAVTNNPVFPARKTLQAIGISDFFPKIVGLDTCFKSKPAVEPFMEALKILCEKAEDCLAVGDRYDIDIAVPLELGMGGIVLNGVEEVYQLSQNVL; this comes from the coding sequence ATGATGAAAATTTATAAAATCCCGCAAAACCTAAAAGCGATTATTTTTGATATTGATTCAACTTTATATACAAATGACGCTTATGCGTTCGAGCAAGTAGATTGCCAAGTTCGTCAATTTGCAAAACTTCGTGGAATTACTGCCTCTCAAGCGCGAAAGATGGTTGCAGATTATAGACAAAAATTTGCTGAGGAGCATGGCGGGAGCAAAATCAGCCTTGGAAACACTTTGCTTGCATTCGGCGTTCCAATCGAACAAAGCGTAGAATGGCGTCGAAAGCTACTGGAACCGTCAGACTTTTTAAGCGTTGATAAAAAACTTATCGATGAAATGAAAATCTTAAATCAACATTTTAAACTTATAGCTGTAACAAATAATCCTGTTTTTCCGGCGAGAAAAACTCTTCAAGCGATCGGCATCTCTGATTTTTTTCCAAAAATTGTAGGGTTAGATACATGTTTTAAGTCGAAACCTGCCGTTGAGCCGTTCATGGAAGCTTTAAAAATTCTTTGCGAAAAGGCAGAAGACTGCCTTGCCGTTGGTGACCGTTACGATATCGATATCGCAGTGCCTTTGGAACTCGGGATGGGCGGAATTGTTTTAAACGGAGTTGAAGAAGTGTACCAACTATCTCAAAATGTGCTATAA
- the prs gene encoding ribose-phosphate diphosphokinase produces MPYTEPTSLAIVACPGGEAFANEVITHLKHMYKHRFTLKNDVISKRYELTKEELVQRINLQNDLQTSDLCIRGATDKYRPPVFKVNARFTYFANGEVKTELLETIRGKDVYIFQDIENHEVLSLNGGANKVKMSVNDHVMSLLVTIDAVRMAGAGKITLVVPAYPYARQHKRKGREGLTASLLGHIYEMQGVSRIITLDLHSREIPNAFSHCNLDNLHASYQIIRELSKIVDLTGKKDDLVIVSPDTGAIDRNKFYASGLKLPLAMIYKERDYSIVTQDAHSTNIKSVKLLGDVKGKVAFLADDMLGTGGTLLKAMSFLKEQGATKVICAISLPLFTGDAIKDFDEAYKKGLFYRIIGTNAVYHENLLSREWFINTDVSGLFANVITRTHYNQSLSELLDNRNIIEKVVKQNSNPVSCEEKKEDSKKE; encoded by the coding sequence ATGCCTTATACCGAACCAACAAGTCTTGCGATTGTTGCGTGTCCTGGTGGCGAAGCTTTCGCCAATGAAGTCATAACGCACCTTAAACACATGTATAAACACCGCTTCACTTTGAAAAACGATGTTATATCAAAACGTTATGAGCTGACTAAAGAAGAGCTTGTACAGAGAATTAATTTGCAGAATGATTTGCAGACTAGCGATCTTTGTATAAGAGGTGCTACAGATAAGTACAGACCGCCTGTGTTTAAAGTAAATGCACGGTTCACTTATTTTGCTAACGGTGAGGTAAAGACCGAACTTTTAGAAACAATCCGTGGAAAAGACGTTTACATTTTTCAGGATATCGAAAACCACGAAGTTCTTTCATTGAACGGCGGCGCAAACAAAGTAAAAATGTCAGTAAACGACCATGTTATGTCGCTCCTTGTGACTATCGATGCCGTGCGAATGGCAGGGGCTGGAAAAATCACTCTTGTTGTTCCTGCATATCCTTATGCTCGCCAGCACAAACGAAAGGGACGCGAAGGTCTCACAGCTAGCCTGCTTGGGCACATATACGAAATGCAAGGCGTTTCAAGAATAATCACTCTCGATTTACATTCTCGTGAAATTCCTAACGCATTTTCGCATTGCAATCTCGATAACCTTCATGCAAGTTACCAGATTATACGTGAACTGAGTAAAATTGTTGACCTTACAGGTAAAAAAGACGATCTTGTAATCGTTTCTCCAGATACTGGTGCTATTGACCGCAATAAATTTTATGCGTCAGGGCTTAAGCTTCCTCTTGCGATGATTTACAAAGAGCGCGATTACTCTATTGTAACTCAAGACGCCCATTCAACTAATATAAAATCGGTAAAACTTTTAGGTGATGTAAAAGGCAAAGTCGCTTTCCTTGCAGACGATATGCTTGGAACTGGTGGAACACTTCTAAAAGCGATGAGCTTTTTAAAAGAGCAGGGTGCTACAAAAGTCATCTGCGCTATCTCTCTTCCTTTGTTTACTGGGGACGCAATTAAAGATTTTGATGAAGCGTATAAAAAAGGTCTGTTCTACAGAATTATCGGTACGAATGCTGTTTATCACGAAAATCTTTTAAGCCGCGAATGGTTTATAAACACCGACGTAAGCGGACTTTTTGCTAACGTGATCACACGCACTCACTATAATCAGTCGCTGAGCGAATTGCTCGACAACAGAAATATCATTGAAAAAGTTGTAAAACAAAACAGCAATCCTGTTTCCTGCGAAGAAAAAAAAGAAGATTCTAAAAAAGAATGA
- a CDS encoding flavodoxin gives MKKTLLTILLSSMAMTATFAKTAVVYFSATGTTQKMAKTLAEEIDADIFEIEPVHKYTAEDLNWHDKKSLTTIECRDPKSRPAMQNKIDISDYDTVILCYPIWWSYAPKIVYTFVESQDWNGKTLMTFCTSGGSRLGKSGSELAKIAQGCSYKGGADFTRTKAADMKKNIEKLLK, from the coding sequence ATGAAAAAGACATTATTGACAATTTTATTATCATCTATGGCAATGACAGCTACATTTGCAAAGACTGCTGTTGTTTATTTCAGCGCAACAGGGACAACTCAAAAGATGGCAAAAACATTGGCTGAAGAAATCGATGCAGATATTTTCGAGATAGAACCTGTTCATAAATATACAGCCGAAGATTTAAACTGGCACGACAAAAAATCACTCACAACAATAGAATGCAGAGATCCGAAGAGTCGACCTGCAATGCAAAACAAAATCGATATAAGCGATTACGATACTGTTATCTTATGCTATCCAATCTGGTGGTCGTACGCACCGAAAATTGTCTACACATTTGTAGAAAGTCAGGATTGGAATGGGAAAACACTTATGACATTTTGTACGAGCGGTGGGAGCAGACTCGGAAAAAGCGGTTCAGAGCTTGCAAAAATTGCTCAAGGTTGCAGCTATAAAGGCGGTGCTGACTTTACAAGAACCAAAGCTGCCGATATGAAAAAAAATATAGAAAAACTTTTGAAATAA
- a CDS encoding putative quinol monooxygenase, with protein MLVTQAQTEKGNLRYEYFVPFYGDQETVLLIDSWEDQNAIDIHHSSPMMKKIAELREKYNLHMKIERFYSDDKIPEQDKNFIRE; from the coding sequence ATCTTAGTTACACAGGCACAAACTGAAAAAGGAAATCTTCGTTACGAATATTTTGTGCCGTTTTATGGAGACCAGGAAACCGTGCTCTTAATAGATTCATGGGAAGATCAAAATGCGATAGACATTCATCACTCTTCTCCTATGATGAAAAAAATTGCTGAACTGCGAGAAAAATATAACCTTCATATGAAAATTGAGCGTTTTTATTCAGATGACAAAATCCCGGAACAAGACAAAAACTTCATTCGGGAATAA
- the murA gene encoding UDP-N-acetylglucosamine 1-carboxyvinyltransferase, with protein sequence MHEYVIDGGYPIQGKITASGNKNAALPCLTAALLTEEPVVLHNIPEIQDTNVMIEILKSIGAKVEKLSKNNWKIQCKNIKTSELPGELTKKVRGSIVFAGPLLARTGKCEMMPPGGDVIGRRRLDTHFLALEQFGAQITVNGHFNFSANKLVGADIFLDEASVTATENAVMVAALAEGTTIIKNAASEPHIQDLCNMIVSMGGKISGIGSNILKIEGVEKLHGTEFTIGPDYIEIGSYIGMAAATKGQITIKGIRPEEMRPLKYSFAKLGISWRINGDELTVPNTQTLKVNADLGNAIPKIDDMPWPGFPADLTSIMTVVATQVDGTVLIFEKMFESRMFFVDKLISMGAKITLCDPHRAVVCGPSMLHGDHLVSPDIRAGMAMVIAAMCAHGKSRISNVYQIERGYEDLVGRLKKLGAHIEKVEAE encoded by the coding sequence ATGCACGAGTATGTAATTGACGGTGGATATCCGATTCAGGGAAAAATTACAGCTAGCGGAAACAAAAACGCAGCGCTTCCGTGTCTCACAGCGGCTTTGCTGACAGAAGAGCCTGTCGTTCTTCACAACATCCCGGAGATTCAGGATACAAACGTGATGATTGAAATTCTGAAATCTATCGGTGCAAAAGTTGAAAAACTCAGCAAAAATAACTGGAAGATTCAGTGCAAAAATATTAAAACTTCAGAGCTTCCCGGAGAACTTACAAAAAAAGTTCGAGGTTCAATCGTGTTTGCAGGTCCGCTTCTTGCACGTACAGGAAAATGCGAGATGATGCCTCCTGGAGGAGATGTAATCGGTCGACGCCGTTTGGACACTCATTTTCTCGCTCTCGAACAGTTTGGGGCACAAATCACCGTAAACGGACATTTTAATTTTTCAGCAAATAAACTTGTAGGCGCAGACATTTTTTTAGACGAAGCATCTGTTACCGCAACAGAAAATGCAGTGATGGTCGCAGCACTTGCTGAAGGCACAACTATCATCAAAAATGCAGCGAGCGAACCACATATTCAAGACTTATGCAACATGATTGTCTCTATGGGTGGAAAAATCTCCGGAATTGGAAGCAATATCCTTAAAATTGAAGGCGTAGAAAAACTCCATGGAACTGAATTTACGATCGGTCCTGACTACATAGAAATCGGTTCATACATAGGGATGGCGGCAGCAACTAAAGGTCAAATCACAATCAAAGGAATTCGCCCGGAAGAAATGCGTCCGTTAAAATACAGTTTTGCAAAGCTTGGAATTTCATGGAGAATAAACGGCGATGAACTTACAGTTCCAAATACGCAAACTCTAAAAGTAAATGCAGACTTGGGAAACGCAATCCCAAAAATCGATGATATGCCTTGGCCGGGATTTCCTGCTGACTTGACATCGATTATGACAGTAGTTGCGACTCAAGTTGACGGGACTGTTTTGATTTTTGAAAAAATGTTTGAAAGCCGAATGTTTTTCGTCGATAAGCTAATTTCAATGGGAGCGAAGATTACGCTGTGTGATCCACACCGTGCAGTTGTATGCGGTCCTAGTATGCTACACGGCGACCATCTTGTTTCGCCGGATATCCGTGCCGGTATGGCGATGGTGATTGCAGCGATGTGCGCTCACGGAAAGAGCAGAATCAGCAACGTCTATCAGATTGAACGAGGATACGAAGACCTTGTCGGCCGATTGAAAAAACTCGGCGCACATATTGAAAAAGTTGAAGCTGAATAA
- a CDS encoding MBL fold metallo-hydrolase has product MTIKPFNSNLEFTTNGELSLFFIGTGNAFEKDVFQTNLFIAKGKDHLLIDCGTLCSYVMEKWCNTDIKDIENVLFTHPHADHIGGAEEMALVGKYIARRKINLVITDKLKKLLWNESLRGGIQYSEEGKMTLDDYFNQLPIKQIRKKPFEMHEANVGSINLKLFRTRHVTTHKNSLRDSMLSYGVIIDDRILFTADTQFNEPQLKFLLEKYNIETIFHDCDISGYSRGVHASYEELCSFPAEIRKKMYLCHYTKVIENIDTVKAGFAGLAKPRQYYIF; this is encoded by the coding sequence ATGACAATTAAACCATTTAATTCAAATCTTGAATTTACAACGAACGGTGAACTTTCTCTATTTTTTATTGGGACAGGCAATGCTTTTGAAAAAGACGTGTTCCAGACGAATCTTTTTATTGCAAAAGGCAAAGACCATCTTCTTATTGACTGCGGAACGCTTTGCTCTTACGTGATGGAAAAATGGTGTAATACAGATATAAAAGATATAGAAAATGTTTTGTTTACACATCCTCATGCAGACCATATCGGTGGGGCAGAGGAGATGGCTCTTGTCGGAAAATATATTGCAAGGCGTAAGATAAATCTGGTTATCACGGATAAGCTTAAAAAGTTGCTCTGGAATGAATCTCTGCGAGGCGGCATTCAATATTCTGAAGAAGGTAAGATGACGCTCGATGATTATTTCAATCAGTTGCCGATCAAACAGATTCGGAAAAAGCCTTTTGAAATGCATGAAGCGAATGTCGGTTCAATAAATTTAAAATTGTTTAGGACGAGGCATGTTACAACGCATAAAAATTCGTTGCGAGACTCTATGCTGTCTTATGGTGTGATTATCGATGATAGGATTTTATTCACGGCAGATACACAGTTCAATGAACCGCAGTTGAAATTCCTCCTTGAAAAATATAATATTGAGACAATTTTTCACGATTGTGATATTTCGGGATATTCACGCGGCGTTCACGCTTCTTACGAAGAATTGTGTTCATTTCCCGCTGAAATACGAAAAAAAATGTACCTTTGTCATTATACTAAGGTGATAGAGAATATTGATACTGTAAAAGCCGGGTTTGCAGGACTCGCAAAACCAAGACAGTATTACATATTCTAA
- a CDS encoding cyclic nucleotide-binding domain-containing protein, producing MKKVLVTSTNPEILEVVKESSLKYSKSLDAIFCPDTDEALSLIDYELPEIKVLDFASPDIDCDRILSAIDADPWLHNGGIIAIAKNGREVEEISNRKNPNILIVETVSGFKQNFDRLLRVLWSNQQFLFNRGMQGRMGSEEIGSFICDNDILDIRLYASFLVNYLYCSNRIDENTRYALLATLMELLTNALEHGNCGISYKDKTDFLLSGGDIIDLINEKRNLPENINKKIKIDYLIGHEKSTFKITDEGDGFDWKAQIASYKPGVTEAHGRGIALSKELVSALRYNDKGNEVSFDINNIKNKSNNVPGIMIPFKTIIYKKHEIVCSQNEPSTDLFFIVSGRYGVYANGKLISVLTPDDIFIGEMAFLLNDRRSATIMSADEGKLIRIPKVSFVNLIRKNPHYGIFLSKLLAQRVLRQNRKTLQLQAQINELKNS from the coding sequence ATGAAAAAAGTTTTAGTTACTTCGACTAATCCGGAAATTCTTGAAGTTGTAAAAGAAAGCTCGCTCAAATATTCAAAATCGCTTGATGCTATTTTTTGCCCTGATACAGATGAAGCTTTGAGCCTTATAGATTATGAACTTCCGGAAATCAAAGTGCTTGATTTTGCTTCGCCTGATATTGATTGTGACAGAATTCTTTCCGCAATCGATGCTGACCCTTGGCTTCATAATGGCGGAATTATCGCAATCGCAAAAAACGGTCGTGAAGTTGAAGAAATTTCAAACCGCAAAAACCCAAACATCTTGATTGTAGAAACTGTTTCCGGTTTTAAACAGAATTTTGACAGGCTTTTACGAGTTTTGTGGAGCAATCAGCAGTTTTTGTTTAACCGTGGAATGCAGGGCAGAATGGGCAGCGAAGAAATCGGAAGCTTTATATGTGACAATGACATTCTAGATATCAGGCTTTATGCAAGTTTTCTTGTAAATTATCTTTACTGCTCAAACCGTATAGACGAAAATACACGTTATGCTCTTCTTGCAACTTTGATGGAGCTTCTTACGAATGCGCTTGAACATGGGAATTGCGGAATTTCTTACAAAGATAAAACCGACTTTCTTTTAAGCGGCGGCGATATAATAGACTTGATAAATGAAAAGCGAAATCTTCCTGAAAATATAAATAAAAAAATAAAAATCGATTATTTAATCGGGCATGAAAAATCGACTTTTAAAATCACTGATGAAGGCGATGGATTTGACTGGAAAGCTCAGATTGCATCTTATAAGCCGGGAGTTACCGAAGCACATGGAAGGGGAATCGCTTTGTCAAAAGAACTTGTTTCAGCTCTTCGCTACAACGATAAAGGAAATGAAGTCAGTTTTGATATCAATAATATCAAGAATAAATCAAACAATGTTCCGGGCATCATGATTCCGTTCAAAACAATCATATATAAAAAACACGAAATTGTTTGCAGCCAGAATGAGCCTTCGACAGATCTTTTCTTTATAGTGTCTGGAAGATACGGAGTTTATGCAAACGGAAAACTCATTTCGGTTCTCACGCCAGATGATATTTTTATCGGTGAAATGGCGTTCTTGTTGAACGATCGCCGCTCTGCAACAATTATGTCTGCCGACGAAGGTAAATTGATTCGCATACCGAAGGTTTCATTCGTCAATTTGATCAGAAAAAATCCTCATTATGGAATATTCCTTTCAAAACTTTTGGCACAGAGGGTTTTAAGGCAAAACAGGAAGACGTTGCAGCTTCAAGCTCAAATCAACGAACTGAAAAACAGTTGA
- the pepT gene encoding peptidase T yields the protein MNYIYNNKEEMNKLLDRFSRYVKIWSESDEKAADAGKIPSTEQQWDFAKILVKELRNLGTRNVYLTDYCYVVAKIDSNITAPEERAKYPSILLMAHMDTVDEVTGKNVKPVISVLSDKESPTGQADTIIKSDGSTLLGADDKAGISAIMAAVEYLMNNYENPKLKHGPIEIMFSPDEETGHGMDKVPLNIISSKYAYTVDGGDEGEMETECFNAWACSVKFTGKACHTGSAKKDKMINAVLLAGNFVNKLPRDMAPETTENYEGFIAPMEISGTIESSEVSLLLRSFYDDEIEKEKKIIKAAADEVCKEFGGSVEVSFKQQYLNMKNKMDQHPQVVERLEKAYEASGVKIIHQPIRGGTDGSRLTEMGIPTPNIFTGAHEFHSRNEWCSLNQMSKAADVVINLLTQSPQN from the coding sequence ATGAATTACATATACAACAACAAAGAAGAGATGAATAAATTATTAGACCGCTTTTCACGCTACGTAAAAATTTGGTCCGAAAGCGATGAAAAAGCTGCCGATGCAGGGAAAATCCCATCTACAGAACAGCAATGGGATTTTGCAAAAATTCTTGTAAAAGAACTGCGCAACCTCGGAACAAGAAACGTCTACCTTACAGACTATTGCTATGTCGTCGCAAAAATCGATTCAAACATAACAGCCCCTGAAGAAAGAGCAAAATATCCGTCTATTTTATTGATGGCGCACATGGACACTGTCGATGAAGTCACAGGAAAAAATGTAAAACCTGTGATTTCAGTCCTCTCCGATAAAGAATCTCCGACAGGTCAGGCTGATACAATAATCAAAAGCGATGGAAGCACTCTACTTGGAGCAGATGATAAAGCAGGCATTTCTGCAATCATGGCGGCAGTTGAATATCTTATGAACAATTATGAAAATCCGAAACTTAAACACGGTCCGATTGAAATCATGTTTTCACCTGATGAAGAAACAGGGCACGGAATGGACAAAGTTCCTCTCAACATCATAAGTTCAAAATATGCTTACACAGTTGACGGTGGAGATGAAGGTGAAATGGAAACCGAATGTTTTAACGCTTGGGCTTGTTCAGTAAAATTCACAGGAAAGGCGTGTCACACGGGAAGCGCAAAAAAAGACAAAATGATAAACGCCGTTTTGCTGGCAGGAAACTTTGTCAACAAACTACCACGTGACATGGCTCCAGAAACTACAGAAAATTACGAAGGATTCATAGCTCCGATGGAAATTTCAGGGACGATTGAGTCTTCGGAAGTTTCGCTGTTGCTACGTTCTTTTTACGATGACGAAATCGAAAAAGAAAAGAAAATCATAAAAGCCGCTGCTGACGAAGTCTGCAAAGAATTCGGAGGAAGCGTAGAAGTTTCTTTTAAGCAGCAGTATCTCAACATGAAAAACAAGATGGATCAACACCCACAAGTCGTTGAACGCCTTGAAAAAGCGTACGAAGCTTCCGGTGTAAAAATCATTCATCAGCCTATCCGCGGAGGAACCGATGGCTCTCGCCTTACAGAGATGGGCATTCCAACTCCAAATATTTTTACAGGCGCACACGAATTCCATTCAAGAAATGAATGGTGTTCTCTAAACCAAATGTCAAAAGCTGCCGATGTTGTAATTAACCTGCTGACTCAGTCTCCGCAGAATTAA